A DNA window from Halorubrum sp. DM2 contains the following coding sequences:
- a CDS encoding 3-hydroxyacyl-CoA dehydrogenase/enoyl-CoA hydratase family protein, producing the protein MKLEDVQRVTVLGAGNMGHGIAEVAALAGYDVSLRDINDELVQKGYDQIEWSLGKLAEKDRIGDDEADAALDRVDAFVDLGDALDGADVVVEVVPEKMSIKKDVYDEVVEHAPDEAVFVTNTSSLSITELSEVTDRPERFCGMHFFNPPVRMDLVEVISGKHTSEETLELIEGLAESMGKTPVRVRKDSPGFIVNRILVPLMNEAAWVVESGDATIETVDSTTKFGMGLPMGSFELADQVGIDVGFHVLEYMYEVLGDAYRPCPLLAEKVEAETLGKKTGKGFYDYEDGDGAQIPSDAVDEAVSRRLLAVMANETAGLIGNDVADADDIDEAVKLGAGFPDGPAKLADAEGLDALVETLDELAEETGEERYEATDYLREAAEAGGFRGGSGDGDDAGEGPVYEVLNVSVDDRVGHVEIDRPHRMNTISGEVLDELSDAIDQLDGDDEVRAILLSGAGDRAFSAGADVQSMAAGGADPIHAVELSRQGQQTFGKLEGSDKPVVAAIDGYCLGGGMELATAADMRIASERSELGQPELDLGLLPGWGGTQRLARIVGEGRAKEIILTADRYDAETMAEYDFVNEVVPDDELNERALELAEQLAGGPPIAQKYTKRAIHAGRTDNEAGLEVEAMGFGHVMNTDDLIEGVTAFMGDGEPEFEGK; encoded by the coding sequence ATGAAGCTCGAAGACGTCCAGCGCGTGACGGTGCTCGGGGCCGGAAACATGGGACACGGCATCGCGGAGGTGGCCGCGCTCGCCGGCTACGACGTGTCGCTGCGCGACATCAACGACGAACTCGTCCAGAAGGGGTACGACCAGATCGAGTGGTCGCTCGGCAAGCTCGCCGAGAAGGACCGGATCGGCGACGACGAGGCCGATGCCGCGCTCGACCGCGTCGACGCGTTCGTCGACCTCGGCGACGCGCTCGACGGCGCGGACGTCGTCGTCGAGGTCGTCCCCGAGAAGATGTCAATCAAGAAGGACGTGTACGACGAGGTCGTCGAACACGCGCCTGACGAGGCGGTCTTCGTCACCAACACCTCCAGCCTCTCTATCACCGAACTGTCGGAGGTCACCGACCGTCCCGAGCGGTTCTGCGGGATGCACTTCTTCAACCCGCCGGTACGGATGGACCTCGTCGAGGTCATCTCCGGGAAGCACACGAGCGAGGAGACGCTGGAGCTGATCGAGGGGCTCGCGGAGTCGATGGGGAAGACGCCCGTCCGCGTCCGCAAGGACAGCCCCGGCTTCATCGTCAACCGCATCCTCGTCCCGCTGATGAACGAGGCGGCGTGGGTCGTCGAGTCCGGCGACGCGACGATCGAGACGGTCGACTCGACGACCAAGTTCGGGATGGGCCTGCCGATGGGGTCGTTCGAGCTCGCCGACCAGGTCGGCATCGACGTGGGGTTCCACGTGTTGGAGTACATGTACGAGGTCCTCGGCGACGCCTACCGCCCCTGCCCGCTCCTCGCCGAGAAGGTCGAGGCGGAGACCCTCGGCAAAAAGACCGGAAAGGGCTTCTACGACTACGAGGACGGCGACGGCGCGCAGATCCCGAGCGACGCGGTCGATGAGGCCGTCAGCCGCCGCCTGCTCGCGGTGATGGCCAACGAGACGGCCGGCCTGATCGGCAACGACGTGGCCGACGCCGACGACATCGACGAGGCCGTCAAGCTCGGCGCGGGCTTCCCCGACGGCCCGGCCAAGCTGGCCGACGCCGAGGGGCTCGACGCCCTCGTCGAGACACTCGACGAACTCGCCGAGGAGACCGGCGAGGAACGCTACGAGGCGACCGACTACCTCCGCGAGGCCGCCGAGGCGGGCGGGTTCCGCGGCGGGAGCGGTGACGGCGACGACGCCGGCGAGGGGCCCGTCTACGAGGTGCTGAACGTGAGCGTCGACGACCGGGTCGGGCACGTCGAGATCGACCGCCCGCACCGGATGAACACGATCAGCGGCGAGGTGCTCGACGAGCTGTCGGACGCGATCGATCAGCTCGACGGCGACGACGAGGTGCGCGCAATCTTGCTCTCCGGCGCGGGCGACCGTGCCTTCTCCGCGGGCGCGGACGTCCAGAGCATGGCCGCGGGCGGCGCGGACCCGATCCACGCCGTCGAGCTCTCCCGACAGGGCCAGCAGACGTTCGGGAAGCTCGAAGGATCGGACAAGCCCGTGGTCGCCGCCATCGACGGCTACTGTCTCGGCGGCGGGATGGAGCTCGCGACCGCCGCGGACATGCGGATCGCCTCCGAGCGCTCGGAGCTGGGCCAGCCCGAACTCGACCTCGGTCTGCTCCCGGGCTGGGGCGGCACGCAGCGGCTCGCCCGGATCGTCGGCGAGGGGCGCGCGAAGGAGATAATCCTCACCGCCGACCGCTACGACGCCGAGACGATGGCCGAGTACGACTTCGTCAACGAGGTCGTCCCGGACGACGAGCTCAACGAGCGGGCGCTGGAGCTGGCCGAACAGCTCGCCGGCGGCCCGCCGATCGCACAAAAGTATACGAAGCGCGCGATCCACGCCGGCCGGACCGACAACGAGGCCGGACTTGAGGTCGAAGCGATGGGCTTCGGCCACGTGATGAACACCGACGACCTCATCGAGGGCGTCACGGCGTTCATGGGTGACGGCGAGCCGGAGTTCGAAGGGAAGTAG
- a CDS encoding DNA-3-methyladenine glycosylase 2 family protein, translating to MDDGADDADGTDGTDDADDPVTATLREDPTMAALIDRHGPLDIAPADDEFARLCTSIVNQQLSTASAAAIHERFVDVLGGDPTPDRVLAADEAALREAGLSGTKVEYLRNVAAAFRDDERALTRERVAGESDAAVVDRLTEIRGVGEWTARMYLIFALGREDVLPLGDLAVRTGIERVYNDGEELSRAEMREIAEAWRPYRSYGTRYIWAEYES from the coding sequence ATGGACGACGGAGCCGACGACGCTGACGGCACCGACGGCACCGACGATGCCGACGACCCGGTCACGGCCACCCTGCGCGAGGACCCGACGATGGCGGCGCTGATCGACCGCCACGGGCCCCTCGACATCGCGCCCGCGGACGACGAGTTCGCCCGACTCTGTACCTCGATCGTGAACCAGCAGCTCTCCACCGCCTCCGCGGCGGCCATCCACGAGCGGTTCGTGGACGTCCTCGGCGGTGACCCGACGCCCGACCGCGTCCTCGCCGCCGACGAGGCGGCCCTGCGCGAGGCCGGACTCAGCGGCACGAAAGTCGAGTACCTGCGGAACGTCGCCGCCGCCTTCCGCGACGACGAGCGCGCGCTCACCCGGGAGAGGGTCGCGGGCGAAAGCGATGCGGCGGTCGTCGACCGACTCACGGAGATCCGCGGCGTCGGCGAGTGGACCGCGCGGATGTACCTCATCTTCGCGCTCGGCCGCGAGGACGTGCTCCCGCTCGGCGACCTCGCGGTGCGGACGGGGATCGAGCGGGTCTACAACGACGGCGAGGAACTGAGCCGGGCGGAGATGCGCGAGATCGCGGAGGCGTGGCGGCCCTACCGGAGCTACGGGACGCGGTACATCTGGGCCGAGTACGAGTCCTGA
- a CDS encoding RimK/LysX family protein yields MSSDSVRVGVLSLHNSKETKAICNAVEDLGHEPVWLREENAAISVEDGDVSVEPDVDVIANRLLLSNTDQPAELLGLATTFERIRPMLNEPDAVLASIHKFATAATLADWNIRVPDALLALSNDRLNEGRERFGDVGVYKTAIGTHGGGTWKVDLTERVNPKVGNRQAFLQKLIERDSEKHRDLRVYVVGDEIVGSMYRYAPEGDWRTNVALGGAVEDATDDMPEEAADTALYAAEVMDLDYAGVDLVEGYDGWYVLEVNPTAGFKGLFEATGTSPAPHIAKLAIETVGGEVDDDAVERVAATLDDSRPSCAPKPKASPSEQPDIGYIEEVVVTGTSGSTQAMAKSDTGATRTSIDTQLAAEIGAGPIKSMTRVKSGSVKGGKARPVVDLVIGVGGNQHTVTASVEDRGHMEYPLLLGRDILTDYRVDVRRRADTDEAERGEAGEILEEEE; encoded by the coding sequence ATGAGTTCGGACTCGGTTCGAGTGGGAGTGCTGTCGTTACACAACAGCAAGGAGACGAAGGCGATCTGCAACGCGGTCGAGGACCTCGGCCACGAGCCGGTGTGGCTCCGCGAGGAGAACGCGGCGATCAGCGTCGAGGACGGCGACGTGTCGGTCGAGCCCGACGTCGACGTGATCGCGAACCGCCTGCTGCTGTCGAACACCGACCAGCCCGCGGAGCTGCTGGGTCTCGCGACGACCTTCGAGCGCATCCGGCCAATGTTGAACGAGCCGGACGCGGTGCTGGCGTCGATCCACAAGTTCGCGACCGCCGCGACGCTCGCCGACTGGAACATCCGCGTGCCCGACGCGCTGCTCGCGCTGTCGAACGACCGACTCAACGAGGGCCGGGAGCGCTTCGGCGACGTGGGCGTGTACAAGACCGCGATCGGGACCCACGGTGGCGGGACGTGGAAGGTAGATCTCACGGAGCGCGTGAACCCGAAGGTCGGGAACCGACAGGCGTTCCTCCAGAAGCTCATCGAGCGCGACTCGGAGAAGCACCGCGACCTGCGGGTGTACGTCGTCGGCGACGAGATCGTCGGCTCGATGTACCGCTACGCGCCCGAGGGGGACTGGCGGACCAACGTCGCGCTCGGCGGCGCGGTCGAGGACGCCACCGACGACATGCCCGAGGAGGCCGCCGACACCGCCCTCTACGCCGCCGAGGTGATGGACCTCGACTACGCCGGCGTCGACCTCGTCGAGGGGTACGACGGCTGGTACGTCCTCGAAGTGAACCCCACCGCCGGGTTCAAGGGCCTCTTCGAGGCGACCGGCACCAGCCCCGCGCCGCACATCGCGAAGCTCGCGATCGAGACGGTCGGCGGCGAGGTGGACGACGACGCGGTCGAGCGCGTCGCCGCGACGCTCGACGACTCGCGGCCCTCCTGTGCCCCGAAGCCGAAGGCGTCGCCCTCCGAGCAGCCGGACATCGGCTACATCGAGGAGGTCGTCGTCACCGGCACCTCCGGCTCCACGCAGGCGATGGCGAAGTCGGACACGGGCGCGACCCGGACCAGCATCGACACCCAGCTCGCCGCCGAGATCGGTGCCGGTCCGATCAAGAGCATGACCCGCGTCAAGTCGGGTAGCGTGAAGGGCGGGAAGGCGCGCCCGGTCGTCGATCTGGTCATCGGCGTCGGCGGCAACCAGCACACCGTCACCGCCAGCGTCGAGGACCGCGGCCACATGGAGTACCCGCTCCTCTTAGGCCGCGACATCCTCACCGACTACCGGGTCGACGTCCGGCGGCGCGCCGACACCGACGAGGCGGAACGCGGCGAGGCGGGCGAGATATTAGAAGAGGAGGAGTGA
- a CDS encoding succinylglutamate desuccinylase/aspartoacylase family protein: MSDDRAFTYNGGAVPPGETQNIRYGISETYLGDPVRIPVTIVNGERDGPTAFLTAAAHGDELNGIEVVREVAHEWDLSKLAGTLVCLPVLNVPGFLAQQRYLPVYDRDLNRSFPGKPGSTSSKRMAHRIYENFIAPCDFGLDFHTSTRGRTNMLHVRADMTDEAVHRLALAFGSKVVIDSDGPSGTLRGEATDDGIPTITIEMGEAHRFQRPLIDDALAGVRSVFAEYGLLETDTVRWPGWRTIVAGAGEKTWLRADSGGIVDTHFESGSLVREGDRIATITNPFKEDAVAVEAPFTGLLIGLLENPVVYPGNPLCHLVEIGESTRRAIEAGDAPTPVGQPEPAGQPEPTATE; the protein is encoded by the coding sequence ATGAGCGACGACCGGGCGTTCACGTACAACGGCGGGGCGGTGCCGCCCGGCGAGACCCAGAACATCCGCTACGGCATCAGCGAGACGTACCTCGGCGACCCGGTGCGGATCCCGGTCACCATCGTCAACGGCGAGCGCGACGGCCCGACCGCGTTCCTCACCGCGGCCGCCCACGGCGACGAACTCAACGGAATCGAGGTCGTCCGCGAGGTCGCCCACGAGTGGGACCTCTCGAAGCTGGCCGGGACCCTGGTCTGTCTCCCTGTCCTCAACGTCCCCGGCTTCCTCGCGCAACAGCGCTATCTCCCCGTCTACGACCGCGACCTCAACCGGTCGTTCCCCGGGAAACCGGGATCGACGAGCTCGAAGCGCATGGCCCACCGGATCTACGAGAACTTCATCGCGCCGTGCGACTTCGGACTCGACTTCCACACCTCCACCCGCGGGCGGACGAACATGCTCCACGTCCGCGCGGACATGACCGACGAGGCGGTCCACCGGCTCGCGCTGGCGTTCGGCTCGAAGGTGGTGATCGACAGCGACGGGCCGAGCGGCACCCTCCGCGGCGAGGCGACCGACGACGGGATCCCCACCATCACGATCGAGATGGGCGAGGCCCACCGGTTCCAGCGCCCGCTGATCGACGACGCCCTCGCCGGCGTCCGCTCCGTCTTCGCGGAGTACGGCCTGCTTGAGACGGACACCGTCCGGTGGCCCGGCTGGCGGACGATCGTCGCCGGCGCGGGCGAGAAGACGTGGCTGCGCGCCGACTCCGGCGGCATCGTCGACACCCACTTCGAGAGCGGCTCGCTCGTCCGCGAGGGCGACCGGATCGCGACGATCACTAACCCGTTCAAGGAGGACGCCGTCGCGGTCGAGGCCCCCTTCACCGGCCTCCTGATCGGCCTGCTGGAGAACCCGGTCGTCTACCCGGGCAACCCCCTGTGTCACCTCGTGGAAATCGGCGAGTCGACCCGCCGGGCGATCGAGGCCGGCGACGCGCCGACACCCGTCGGTCAGCCGGAACCCGCCGGCCAGCCGGAGCCGACCGCCACCGAGTAG
- a CDS encoding pirin family protein, which yields MESTTAADRDLFPAPRSEVFQNQGKFRTRFNFPGRNLPDHDDHGYGPLSTVVESFMDPGTLIRMHQHRDEEIVSWVPAGVMRHDDREGNELVTDSEHLLVMNAGSGFWHAEETLADDPPLRMLQIFVRPQELGLEPGIQHGPLPDPEPNEWRRVFAPAGSDHPFTVRNAVDCFDVRLDADAGATLPEIEGRDAYVYVFEGSVGVGGDPATGGDEPTDGVTLDETESVVWTGGGDPPTVTAGEEGATVVAFLIDPDAPVTRQGTIGR from the coding sequence ATGGAATCCACTACCGCCGCCGACCGCGACCTCTTTCCGGCCCCCCGCTCCGAAGTCTTTCAGAATCAGGGGAAGTTCCGCACCCGATTCAACTTTCCCGGCCGGAACCTCCCGGACCACGACGACCACGGCTACGGGCCGCTCTCGACGGTCGTCGAGTCGTTCATGGACCCGGGCACGCTGATCCGGATGCACCAGCACCGCGACGAGGAGATCGTCTCGTGGGTGCCCGCGGGCGTGATGCGCCACGACGACCGCGAGGGGAACGAACTCGTCACCGACTCGGAACACCTCCTCGTGATGAACGCCGGCTCCGGCTTCTGGCACGCCGAGGAGACGCTCGCCGACGACCCGCCGCTCCGCATGCTCCAGATATTCGTCCGGCCGCAGGAGCTCGGCTTAGAGCCCGGCATCCAGCACGGCCCGCTGCCCGACCCCGAGCCGAACGAGTGGCGGCGGGTGTTCGCGCCCGCGGGCTCCGACCACCCGTTTACCGTGCGCAACGCGGTCGACTGCTTCGACGTCCGCCTCGACGCGGACGCGGGTGCGACGCTGCCCGAGATCGAGGGGAGGGACGCCTACGTGTACGTCTTCGAGGGGTCAGTCGGCGTCGGCGGCGACCCCGCAACCGGGGGAGACGAGCCGACCGACGGCGTCACGCTCGACGAGACGGAGAGCGTCGTCTGGACCGGCGGCGGCGACCCGCCGACCGTGACCGCGGGCGAGGAGGGGGCGACCGTCGTGGCGTTCCTGATCGACCCCGACGCGCCCGTGACGCGGCAGGGCACGATCGGGCGGTAG
- a CDS encoding class I SAM-dependent methyltransferase: MTTVLSDRDRRKRDDRPDGTFYDEPRFVTHADDAFLERLTALYASVTDPGDRVLDAMSSWVSHLPAVEYDRVVGHGLNEAELAANDRLDEFVVSDLNADQSLPFADDAFDVVCCALSVQYLQYPGPTFAEFARVLAPGGTVVVSFSNRVFPTKAVRAWRAASMPERADLVERYLDAGGFAVSERIAERPGEDPFYAVVGSLPRRAGAGP, translated from the coding sequence GTGACGACCGTTCTCTCGGACCGCGACCGGCGGAAGCGCGACGACCGCCCGGACGGAACGTTCTACGACGAGCCGCGGTTCGTCACCCACGCCGACGACGCCTTCTTAGAGCGGCTGACGGCGCTGTACGCCTCCGTGACCGACCCCGGCGACCGCGTCCTCGACGCGATGAGCAGTTGGGTCTCACACCTCCCGGCGGTCGAGTACGACCGGGTCGTCGGGCACGGCCTCAACGAGGCGGAGCTGGCGGCGAACGACCGGCTCGACGAGTTCGTCGTCAGCGACCTCAACGCAGACCAGTCGCTCCCGTTCGCCGACGACGCCTTCGACGTCGTCTGCTGTGCGCTGTCGGTCCAGTATCTCCAATATCCCGGGCCGACGTTCGCGGAGTTCGCCCGCGTCCTCGCGCCCGGCGGAACGGTCGTCGTGTCCTTCTCGAACCGGGTGTTCCCGACGAAGGCGGTCCGCGCGTGGCGGGCCGCGTCGATGCCCGAGCGGGCCGACCTCGTCGAGCGCTACCTCGACGCCGGCGGCTTCGCCGTCTCGGAACGGATCGCCGAGCGCCCGGGCGAGGACCCCTTCTACGCCGTGGTGGGGTCGCTCCCGCGACGCGCCGGAGCCGGCCCGTGA
- a CDS encoding OFA family MFS transporter translates to MSEPGESSGDPESEPDGSAADPESDPDASASRDGVDYAGRAADILGFSRWWQIAAAAGMMAAVSPYQYVWSSIEQPLSNSLDIALPALGAVFSFYVVFQSLSQFPAGKWRDSRGPGAITFLAALLAGGGYVGLAYATSLWQLYLLYSLGAIGVGIVYTVAVNTAVKWFPDRTGLTTGVGTMAFAAGSALVVPYVRANATVAAYSDVLRNIGIGILVVTLVGSFLLRDPPKDWLDRHGDGEEGEGGENAEGGKDAGRNGGDGLAPSIRGRNYTSREMLSTWQFWLLYAMFIAMASADLLVIANVVRFAENFGLAALVATLSATLLPVAAGVSRLILGEAIDRFDRKRVMAGSFILAGLFRVALVGAGQTGNGFVFVAFVLGAMFFSSPLFVYFPSLLTDYYGAANSSGNYAVLYTAKVGGGVFSGAVAGYLVATLGWTPTFVLGGGLAVAAGLAVFVLRPPSGSGLRSTEPAAAD, encoded by the coding sequence ATGAGTGAACCCGGGGAATCGAGCGGGGATCCGGAGTCGGAACCCGACGGATCGGCCGCGGATCCGGAGTCCGACCCCGACGCCTCGGCGTCGCGCGACGGCGTCGACTACGCGGGACGTGCCGCCGACATCCTCGGCTTCTCGCGGTGGTGGCAGATCGCCGCCGCGGCCGGGATGATGGCCGCGGTGAGCCCGTACCAGTACGTCTGGTCGTCGATCGAACAGCCGCTCTCGAACAGCCTCGACATCGCGCTGCCGGCGCTGGGCGCGGTGTTCTCCTTCTACGTCGTGTTCCAGTCGCTCTCGCAGTTCCCCGCCGGCAAGTGGCGCGACAGCCGCGGCCCGGGCGCGATCACGTTCCTCGCCGCGCTCCTGGCCGGCGGCGGATACGTCGGGCTGGCGTACGCGACGAGCCTCTGGCAGCTGTACCTGCTGTACTCGCTCGGCGCGATCGGCGTCGGCATCGTCTACACCGTCGCGGTCAACACGGCGGTCAAGTGGTTCCCGGACCGGACGGGGCTGACGACCGGCGTCGGGACGATGGCGTTCGCCGCCGGGAGCGCCCTCGTCGTCCCGTACGTCCGCGCGAACGCGACCGTGGCGGCGTACAGCGACGTGCTCCGCAACATCGGGATCGGAATCCTCGTCGTGACCCTCGTCGGCTCGTTCCTCCTCCGGGACCCGCCGAAGGACTGGCTGGACCGCCACGGGGACGGCGAAGAGGGCGAAGGGGGCGAGAACGCCGAGGGCGGCAAGGACGCCGGGAGAAACGGGGGCGACGGTCTCGCTCCCTCGATCCGCGGCCGCAACTACACCTCCCGCGAGATGCTCTCGACGTGGCAGTTCTGGCTGCTGTACGCGATGTTCATCGCGATGGCGAGCGCCGACCTCCTCGTCATCGCGAACGTGGTCCGGTTCGCGGAGAACTTCGGGCTGGCGGCGCTCGTCGCGACGCTCTCCGCGACGCTCCTGCCGGTCGCTGCGGGGGTCTCGCGGCTGATCCTCGGCGAGGCGATCGACCGGTTCGACCGGAAACGCGTGATGGCCGGGTCGTTCATCCTCGCCGGGCTCTTCCGGGTCGCGCTGGTGGGGGCCGGTCAGACGGGCAACGGCTTTGTCTTCGTCGCGTTCGTTCTCGGCGCGATGTTCTTCTCGTCGCCGCTTTTCGTCTACTTCCCGTCGCTGCTCACCGACTACTACGGCGCGGCCAACTCCTCCGGCAACTACGCCGTGCTGTACACCGCGAAGGTCGGCGGCGGCGTGTTCTCCGGGGCCGTCGCCGGCTACCTCGTCGCGACGCTGGGGTGGACCCCCACGTTCGTCCTCGGCGGCGGACTCGCGGTCGCCGCGGGGCTGGCGGTGTTCGTCCTCCGCCCGCCGAGCGGGTCCGGGTTACGATCGACCGAGCCGGCGGCCGCGGACTGA
- a CDS encoding L-lactate permease, whose protein sequence is MYALLPVSPLYAGLALVPLALLLFTLVVLRWRAHEAASVGMFAAAAVALAAYGLSPEALSVASGKGVWDAVFVLYVIVPALVFYHVIERADGFEALRTRITAFTENELFLVLAFGWVFVSFMQSISGFGTPIVVVAPLLLALGVKPVYSVAIPLVGHAWANTFGTLGVAWLALVQVVEMQSVAATALALGVLLWIPNLVGGLSIAWLYGRWEAVRYAFPMVVVVSLIHGGGQLAAVTVIPPEFANFFAASVGLLALAPLAAWSRYATPTDAIERRPVMTESVAETESEGTGPAAVADGGTATAADAADPVDDGLMSLPMAALPFVALAAAAFVTAVVTPLGDALGALQVGLSFPEIATSFGVVTEATAPYSPFSPLTHPGTFLLLSAVVAFVAYRRKGHYEAATARADEPRGAFSRTVLATAIPASIAVVSFLVMAKVMDHSGQVLVLAESAANVATPTTYGFFSPLIGSLGAFMTSSNTASNILFGGLQQQTAAQLGGLSEPLILAGQSAGGAIGNAISPGNVILGTTAAGIVGREGDVLRVTIPWVALVGALVGVAIVALNAAGLLGVA, encoded by the coding sequence GTGTACGCGTTGCTGCCAGTTAGTCCGCTGTACGCGGGCCTCGCGCTGGTGCCGCTCGCGCTGCTTCTGTTCACGCTCGTGGTGTTGCGGTGGCGCGCCCACGAGGCGGCGTCAGTGGGGATGTTCGCCGCGGCCGCCGTCGCGCTGGCCGCGTACGGGCTGTCGCCGGAGGCGCTGTCGGTCGCGAGCGGGAAGGGGGTCTGGGACGCGGTGTTCGTGCTGTACGTCATCGTCCCTGCGCTCGTCTTCTACCACGTGATCGAGCGGGCCGACGGATTCGAGGCGCTGCGGACGCGGATCACGGCGTTCACCGAGAACGAGCTGTTCCTCGTGTTGGCGTTCGGCTGGGTATTCGTCTCGTTCATGCAGTCGATCTCCGGGTTCGGAACGCCCATCGTCGTGGTCGCGCCGCTGCTGCTCGCGCTCGGCGTGAAGCCGGTGTACTCGGTCGCGATCCCGCTCGTCGGACACGCGTGGGCCAACACGTTCGGCACGCTCGGCGTCGCGTGGCTCGCGCTGGTACAGGTGGTGGAGATGCAAAGCGTCGCCGCGACCGCGCTGGCGCTCGGCGTCCTGCTGTGGATCCCGAACCTCGTCGGCGGGCTCTCGATCGCGTGGCTCTACGGCCGCTGGGAGGCCGTCCGCTACGCGTTCCCGATGGTCGTCGTCGTCTCGCTGATCCACGGCGGCGGCCAGCTGGCCGCGGTGACGGTCATCCCGCCGGAGTTCGCCAACTTCTTCGCGGCGTCGGTGGGCCTGCTCGCGCTCGCGCCGCTCGCGGCGTGGAGCCGCTACGCGACCCCGACCGACGCCATCGAGCGCCGGCCGGTGATGACGGAGTCGGTCGCCGAGACGGAGTCGGAGGGAACCGGTCCCGCCGCCGTCGCCGACGGCGGGACGGCGACGGCCGCCGACGCGGCGGACCCCGTCGACGACGGGCTGATGAGCCTCCCGATGGCGGCGCTGCCGTTCGTCGCGCTCGCGGCCGCGGCGTTCGTCACCGCGGTCGTGACGCCGCTCGGTGATGCGCTCGGGGCGCTACAGGTCGGCCTCTCGTTCCCCGAGATCGCGACGTCGTTCGGCGTCGTCACCGAGGCGACCGCCCCGTACTCCCCGTTCTCGCCGCTGACGCACCCGGGAACGTTCCTGCTCCTCAGCGCGGTCGTCGCCTTCGTCGCCTACCGCCGGAAGGGGCACTACGAGGCGGCCACCGCCCGCGCCGACGAGCCGCGCGGGGCGTTCTCGCGCACCGTCCTCGCGACCGCGATCCCGGCGTCGATCGCGGTCGTCTCCTTCCTCGTCATGGCGAAGGTGATGGACCACAGCGGGCAGGTGCTCGTGCTCGCGGAGAGCGCCGCGAACGTCGCGACGCCGACGACGTACGGCTTCTTCTCGCCGCTCATCGGATCGCTCGGCGCGTTCATGACGTCGAGCAACACGGCGTCGAACATCCTGTTCGGCGGGCTCCAACAGCAGACCGCCGCGCAGTTGGGCGGGCTCTCCGAGCCGCTGATCCTCGCGGGGCAGAGCGCGGGCGGGGCGATCGGTAACGCGATCTCGCCCGGGAACGTCATCCTCGGGACGACGGCGGCCGGTATCGTCGGCCGCGAGGGGGACGTGCTCCGGGTGACCATCCCGTGGGTCGCGCTCGTCGGGGCGCTCGTCGGGGTGGCCATCGTCGCGCTGAACGCCGCCGGACTGCTGGGGGTGGCCTGA
- a CDS encoding universal stress protein, protein MSADVDPTDPTNETPNASSTVAPGGADARSRTEAGSHPAGVGQSVFERVLVVTDDGPAGRAAAATGVELAAAHGAAVDALYVVDTATDWDMVVERRERTGEDLVESVEARGAAAGVDVAKWFRYGATHEEVIDFAAAHDADLIVVGSARRTGLDRLIHPNPLPGRLQRGADAPVLVVGPDDH, encoded by the coding sequence ATGTCCGCCGACGTTGACCCGACCGACCCGACGAACGAAACCCCAAACGCGTCCAGTACCGTCGCCCCGGGCGGGGCCGACGCCCGGAGCCGGACAGAGGCCGGCTCGCACCCGGCGGGCGTCGGCCAGTCCGTCTTCGAGCGCGTGCTGGTCGTCACCGACGACGGTCCCGCGGGCCGCGCCGCCGCGGCGACCGGCGTCGAGCTCGCAGCGGCCCACGGCGCGGCGGTCGACGCGCTGTACGTCGTCGACACGGCGACCGACTGGGACATGGTCGTCGAGCGGCGCGAGCGGACCGGCGAAGACCTCGTCGAGTCCGTCGAGGCCCGGGGCGCGGCCGCGGGCGTCGACGTGGCGAAGTGGTTCCGCTACGGTGCCACCCACGAGGAGGTGATCGACTTCGCGGCGGCGCACGACGCCGACCTGATCGTGGTCGGTTCGGCCCGTCGCACGGGTCTCGACCGCCTGATACACCCGAACCCGCTCCCAGGTCGGCTCCAGCGCGGTGCCGACGCAC